In the genome of Bacteroidales bacterium, one region contains:
- a CDS encoding response regulator transcription factor, producing the protein MNKIKVTLVDDHQLVRDGIRALLSGLDDIEVITEASDAKSILEKLKLIKPDVMIVDISLPEMSGIELTKIITTEYPTIKVIVLSMYTNQEFIFNAIKAGAKGYLPKNITREELLDAIREVYKGNEYFSKDVSNIILKSYLKQVKDPERFDSLQDEKLTNRELEILRFVAEGYSNQLVADKLFISVRTVESHKNHIMQKLELTTTVDLVKYALKNKIIDL; encoded by the coding sequence ATGAATAAGATAAAAGTTACTTTGGTTGATGATCATCAGTTAGTAAGAGATGGAATCCGGGCATTGCTTTCGGGATTAGATGATATTGAGGTAATTACTGAGGCCAGTGATGCTAAGAGTATTCTGGAAAAGCTTAAGTTAATTAAACCAGATGTGATGATTGTTGATATCTCCCTTCCAGAAATGTCGGGGATTGAGCTTACAAAAATAATTACTACCGAATATCCTACTATAAAAGTTATAGTCCTTTCAATGTACACTAATCAAGAATTTATCTTTAATGCTATTAAGGCTGGTGCAAAGGGCTATCTTCCTAAAAATATCACTCGTGAAGAGTTGTTAGATGCAATCCGTGAGGTTTATAAGGGCAATGAGTATTTTAGTAAGGATGTTTCAAATATTATTCTAAAGAGTTACCTTAAACAGGTTAAAGACCCTGAACGATTTGACTCTCTTCAGGATGAGAAACTTACAAATAGAGAATTAGAGATTTTAAGATTTGTTGCCGAAGGTTACTCAAATCAACTAGTTGCTGATAAACTATTCATTAGTGTACGTACTGTTGAGTCTCATAAAAACCATATCATGCAGAAACTGGAACTTACAACTACTGTAGATTTGGTTAAATATGCGCTGAAGAATAAGATTATTGATTTGTAA
- a CDS encoding HAMP domain-containing protein, giving the protein MRYYSLRTKLFLYSMIFCFTGVVLVGAYSYFTAREALIQRTYQQLISLKEEKKIRIEEFYRERARNLKFLSTQNSVLRIIASLSSQLYETNDINNIQKNDNSIIDPRLIGYLADAKVYVSLSFGLPNNRIHSFEVGSDSKISGYYTSSLLSTSLEDLYKKAVERKGIIFQDLTKGSLLTEYSSFIASPIYNADNILLGVIFLEISDKAINGIMAEQLNEKGLGNTGEVYLVGHDNLLRSSSRFIEKSILLASCNSEVVKRAHEGKVGVKKTIDYRNQKVLSAYGPVNINDLKWVIIAEMDYVEAMKEIMILGKRILLISFLVFIALTIGVFILSKKITAPLIRLKEAAISVGDGRYEQTLPIKYQDEIGLLTEVFNKMVLQIKHITSSLKEREQRLTHFYKATIDGIVLHKTGTPVLVNHALSYLTGFSEDELVKRAPQDYLLIDEETYISAQQNEVFSFEAILKTRSDRKIPVEVQKNRVLFHGQEVESLVIRDISRRKAIEEELHTERLRQMRSVIDGQEQERQRLSRELHDGLGQTLVAIKLKLESIPLDELGNQRKTIESVKQMFNHTIEETRRMSNNLMPAALTEFSLAVVLRNLCIEIESNSGINVSLVIGVLPESFNQLLKTYIYRIAQEALNNIVKHSGASRAVISIFSDISRLYLHIEDNGVGYNPSKGYESGNGLYNMKERAILLNGKFEIITSVGNGVKIQAEFPIFPKQKM; this is encoded by the coding sequence ATGAGGTATTATTCACTTCGAACCAAACTTTTTCTTTACTCTATGATTTTCTGTTTTACAGGAGTGGTACTGGTTGGAGCATATTCATATTTTACAGCCCGAGAGGCGCTTATACAACGTACATATCAACAACTTATATCATTAAAAGAGGAGAAGAAAATTCGAATTGAGGAATTCTATAGGGAACGAGCAAGAAATTTGAAGTTCTTATCAACCCAAAATAGTGTATTAAGAATTATTGCATCCTTAAGTTCACAATTATATGAAACGAATGATATTAATAACATTCAGAAAAATGACAATTCAATAATAGATCCACGCCTAATTGGGTATCTTGCTGATGCAAAAGTATATGTAAGTCTTTCATTTGGTTTACCAAATAATAGAATTCATTCATTTGAAGTTGGCTCAGACAGTAAAATATCGGGCTACTACACATCATCTCTATTAAGTACCTCACTTGAAGATCTTTACAAAAAAGCGGTTGAACGTAAAGGTATTATTTTTCAAGATTTAACCAAAGGTTCACTACTAACTGAATATTCGTCGTTTATAGCAAGTCCTATATATAATGCTGATAATATTTTACTTGGAGTAATCTTCCTAGAGATTTCCGATAAAGCCATAAATGGTATTATGGCAGAGCAACTCAACGAGAAGGGCTTAGGTAATACAGGCGAAGTTTATCTGGTAGGTCATGATAACCTTCTTCGAAGTTCATCACGTTTTATCGAAAAATCGATACTATTAGCCAGCTGTAACTCAGAAGTTGTTAAAAGGGCTCACGAAGGTAAGGTTGGTGTAAAGAAAACTATTGATTATAGAAATCAAAAGGTACTAAGTGCCTATGGTCCTGTAAATATCAATGATTTAAAGTGGGTTATTATTGCTGAAATGGATTACGTGGAGGCAATGAAAGAGATCATGATTTTAGGCAAGCGAATTCTACTTATAAGTTTTCTTGTTTTTATTGCGCTTACAATTGGCGTTTTTATACTAAGTAAAAAGATTACAGCTCCTCTAATTAGGCTAAAGGAGGCAGCCATTAGTGTTGGTGATGGAAGGTATGAGCAAACTTTACCAATTAAATACCAGGATGAGATAGGCCTTTTAACGGAGGTTTTTAATAAAATGGTGCTTCAGATTAAGCATATCACCAGTAGTTTAAAGGAGAGAGAACAAAGGCTAACCCATTTTTATAAGGCTACAATTGACGGTATAGTTTTACACAAAACAGGAACTCCAGTACTTGTAAACCATGCGTTAAGTTACCTTACAGGATTCTCTGAGGATGAATTGGTTAAAAGAGCACCACAGGATTACCTACTTATCGATGAGGAAACATATATTTCTGCTCAGCAAAATGAAGTTTTCTCATTTGAGGCGATTCTTAAAACAAGATCGGATCGTAAAATTCCAGTTGAGGTACAGAAAAATAGAGTGCTTTTCCATGGTCAGGAAGTTGAATCGCTTGTTATTAGGGATATTTCTCGTCGTAAAGCTATTGAGGAGGAGCTGCATACTGAACGTTTAAGGCAGATGCGTTCGGTAATTGATGGGCAGGAACAGGAACGTCAAAGGTTATCGAGGGAGTTACACGATGGGCTTGGTCAAACCCTTGTAGCTATTAAACTAAAGTTAGAAAGTATACCCCTAGATGAGCTGGGAAATCAACGTAAAACAATTGAATCGGTTAAGCAGATGTTTAATCACACTATTGAAGAGACTAGGAGGATGTCGAATAATCTTATGCCCGCTGCGTTAACTGAGTTTAGTTTAGCTGTTGTTCTTCGAAATCTTTGTATTGAAATAGAATCAAATTCGGGGATAAATGTTTCATTGGTTATAGGAGTGCTCCCCGAGTCGTTCAACCAACTTCTTAAAACCTATATATATCGAATTGCACAGGAAGCATTGAATAATATTGTAAAGCATTCTGGTGCCTCTAGAGCAGTAATCTCAATATTTTCTGATATCTCAAGATTATACCTTCATATTGAAGATAATGGTGTTGGATATAATCCGTCAAAGGGCTATGAATCAGGGAATGGGCTTTATAATATGAAGGAGAGGGCTATTTTACTAAACGGGAAATTTGAGATTATTACTTCTGTTGGTAATGGCGTAAAAATTCAAGCTGAATTTCCAATTTTCCCAAAACAAAAAATGTAA